A single genomic interval of Spinacia oleracea cultivar Varoflay chromosome 6, BTI_SOV_V1, whole genome shotgun sequence harbors:
- the LOC110784030 gene encoding uncharacterized protein, translating to MMGFQKEYLDLVLVPCGIIIMFVYHIFLLFRYLNFPETTVVGFENHNKRAWVHRVMELNDISNMELPLSALSSNTSAATYLASISLGLSSLIGAWIASNNNIFVSVLIYGDTSPTTMMLKYISLLLCFFLAFFCFVQATRCFINATYLITMPNSDTPIYYVEVAIIRGGEFWQLGLRSLYFALNLLLWFFGPIPMLASSIIMVILLHYLDSNSTPLHDFQASSKQLGHRSINNVVATTAEHNV from the exons ATGATGGGTTTCCAAAAGGAGTACCTTGACTTAGTTCTTGTACCTTGTGGGATCATAATCATGTTTGTTTATCATATTTTTTTACTCTTTAGATACCTCAACTTTCCTGAAACAACTGTTGTGGGCTTTGAGAATCATAATAAGAGAGCATGGGTTCATAGAGTTATGGAG CTTAATGATATAAGTAATATGGAGCTACCCTTATCAGCATTATCCTCCAATACATCAGCAGCAACATATCTAGCCTCCATCTCTTTAGGGTTGAGCTCCTTGATTGGTGCATGGATTGCAAGCAACAACAACATCTTTGTAAGCGTCTTAATCTACGGCGATACAAGTCCAACAACCATGATGTTGAAATACATAAGCCTTCTCCTTTGCTTCTTCTTGGCCTTCTTTTGTTTTGTGCAAGCAACAAGATGCTTCATCAATGCAACTTATCTCATAACCATGCCAAATAGTGACACACCTATTTACTATGTGGAAGTTGCTATTATTAGAGGAGGTGAATTTTGGCAACTTGGACTTAGATCTCTCTATTTTGCACTTAATTTGTTACTTTGGTTTTTTGGCCCTATCCCTATGTTAGCTTCTTCGATTATCATGGTTATACTCTTGCATTATCTTGACTCGAATTCGACCCCGTTGCATGACTTTCAAGCTTCATCCAAACAATTAGGTCACAGATCAATCAATAATGTGGTGGCTACAACGGCTGAACATAATGTATAA